CCTGCGAATCCGGCACATGACCGACGGGGTGTTCCTGGGATCGAAGGAGTTTGTGGACCGGATGTGGGAGCAGCACCGGGATAAGTTCGGCAAGCGCCGCAAGAGCGGTGCCCGGACCATTCGAGGCGCTCCCATCCCGGGCCTCACAGTATTGCGCGATCTCCGGGTGGATGCGGTGGTGTAGATCGATGCCGTTCATCCCATCACTTCCGCTTTGCCGCCACGCCCCAAAACGGCTCACCCTCCCCCCGTCCCATGCAAACACACCTATCCCATCCCCTCAGCCGTCCGCTTTCGACGGTCCTCACCCTACTCGCCGCCAGTGCTCTTGCTCTCGCCGCCGAACCCGCTCCGCCCGCTGGCTTCATCAGCCTTTTCAACGGACGCGACCTCTCCGGCTGGCACATCCCCGAAGGCGATGGCGGCCACTGGAAAGTCATCGACGGCGTGATCGACTACGACGCCGAAAGCCAGGCCCCGGGGAGCAAAGACCTCTGGACTGAACGCGAGTTCCGCAACTTCGTTCTCCGCATTGATTGGCGGATCAAGGACACCCCGTTCATCAACCCCAACGTCCCCTACATTCTCCCCGACGGAACCCACGCCCGCGACGTCCACGGGCGCCCGCTTCGCATGGCCCTCCCAGATTCCGACTCCGGCATTGGTCTGCGCGGCGACATCACCTACCAGGTCAACATCTGGTGCTGGCCCATCGGCTCCGGCGAGATGTATGGCATCCGCACCCGCTCCAACATCGCCCCCGAACTCCGCGCTGCCGTCACCCCCCGCACACAGGCCGACCGCCCCGTGGGCGAGTGGAACACCTTCGAAATCACCGTCCGTGGCAACACCGTCATCGTGGTCCTCAATGACCGCCTCGTCCTCCCTGGCGCCACCATTCCCGACCTCCCCCCCACCGGACGCATCGGACTCCAGCACCACGGCAGCAAGCGCAACGGCGAATGGACCAGCTCGCCCAGCCTCATGCAGTTTCGCAACATCTTCCTCAAGGAACTGCCCGAGTGACCGATACCTACAGTGAGGGCAATGCCACTGCGGGCCGGTCCCCGAACAGCACCGGTAATCCGCCAGGCGCCCAAGGACCGGCTGGCCGCCGACAACCCAGGCCGCGATCCCGCGATCGCCGAGCCACGGATTCCCCCCCACGTCGGCCGCTGCCGGTCCAACCTTTTTCCCGGGGAGAAACCCCTTGGCTTCAATGCCTCCCCCGATAGATTCCCACCCCGTGAAGGGAAACTCGTTGCTGATCGGGATGGCCTCCCTCCTCGCGGCGTTCTCGGCCGGGATCACCCTCCTCGCCTACCAGTACGTCCAACTCACCCGCGCCCTCAACGCCACCCAGCACACCATGGCCCAGGTCGAACTGCGCCAGAATCGCCTGAAGGCCATCGTCGCCGAGGCGGTCGAGTTCTCCCAACGCGACCCCTCCATCACGCCCCTCCTCCAGTCCATCGGCGTCAATCCCGCCGTCGCCGCCCCCCCCCAGGGCCACTAGCCAAACGCCAAACCGTAACCATGGATCCCTCTCCTTCCTCCGCCTCCCTCGGTACATCCCCCCCGGATCCCCGCTCCCTCGAACACCAAGTCCAC
The Verrucomicrobiia bacterium DNA segment above includes these coding regions:
- a CDS encoding DUF1080 domain-containing protein — protein: MQTHLSHPLSRPLSTVLTLLAASALALAAEPAPPAGFISLFNGRDLSGWHIPEGDGGHWKVIDGVIDYDAESQAPGSKDLWTEREFRNFVLRIDWRIKDTPFINPNVPYILPDGTHARDVHGRPLRMALPDSDSGIGLRGDITYQVNIWCWPIGSGEMYGIRTRSNIAPELRAAVTPRTQADRPVGEWNTFEITVRGNTVIVVLNDRLVLPGATIPDLPPTGRIGLQHHGSKRNGEWTSSPSLMQFRNIFLKELPE